One segment of Microbispora sp. ZYX-F-249 DNA contains the following:
- a CDS encoding transposase: MSPRRYPSDLTDAQWEQIQPLLPAPSTDGRPEKHPRREIVNAILYLMRSGCPWRYLPTDLPPWQTVYWHFQRWEQAGVLATLLSELGIRARPQTFLGADDASTARDDVAKKNGRKRLIPDLTRSLVALSMMAAGFRERDCVEQVMLSVF; this comes from the coding sequence GTGTCCCCTCGCCGTTACCCGTCCGACCTCACAGATGCGCAGTGGGAACAGATCCAGCCCTTACTGCCGGCACCCAGCACGGACGGGCGTCCAGAGAAGCATCCCCGCCGGGAGATCGTGAACGCGATCCTCTATCTGATGCGATCCGGCTGCCCCTGGCGATACCTGCCCACGGACCTGCCGCCCTGGCAGACGGTTTATTGGCACTTCCAGCGGTGGGAGCAGGCAGGAGTCCTCGCCACACTGCTGTCCGAACTGGGCATCAGGGCCCGCCCGCAGACCTTCCTCGGTGCCGACGATGCAAGCACCGCACGCGACGACGTCGCCAAGAAAAACGGGCGGAAGCGTCTCATCCCCGACCTAACCCGGTCACTGGTTGCCCTCTCAATGATGGCCGCAGGTTTCCGGGAGCGCGACTGCGTCGAGCAGGTCATGCTTTCGGTGTTCTGA
- a CDS encoding LamG-like jellyroll fold domain-containing protein, giving the protein MVEEAKIKAHKSGKRVEIPERNTETVTLYANPDGRTLRMELSTQPIRVRNADGKGLTPIDTTLVEADGVIKPKATQGNLVLSAGQDKTLLRSRAADATAEIATPSVLPKPRLKGNTAIYPGAYGKSRDLLVTANPTGFRQQITIAERPTGPVSFKVPVNLPEGLSFKKNAAGRPTIVGKDGKTLTEIRPTLIQDAEAADANAAMGAGKVGKAAVTLDVDNKTLVFTPDATFLADPAVTYPVTMTAAASDWWEGHTGQSWLGDTMDTFVNNADYPESWDNFRLDRILVGKSNNGTVRWRGYLQFPDIPAEFAGSTVENADLILWNYYSNACGERVGSGITARRIISDWDELTLTWNNQPSVTNTGADTEYGAYSDYDCTGSMAYAWDLIHSVDDIVQEWVDGATNYGIQLTAGSESDVTNWRRYRTDEAGGCRTEPLQDCQGTLHPPILTVDFEPPPPPVVDGFTFMSPDPITSLPTWEEARARSVYEPTGSERTSISNEFAGQIAGQRDGEPFEVKTSDLDLPAEGSDGDDGSGEDTRPPQVVAVEPADGAVDVPLGTMVKVTFSEPVDEAAVVLKDTGGVEVTATMAYDSTNTTVTVTPAQALKQETTYTAVVSGAIDSAENIMVPYSWSFTTGGPDTTAPTVTATNPTAGATDVPVTSPVTVTFSEAITDAQFTLKDPAGTAVAGATAMDTTHMVLTFTPAQALPATTAYTAEVSGAKDASGNPMAQPYTWSFTTGVQPPTGLVAAYGMDEGAGTSVADSSGHGNAGVSTAAWQNGKYGKALSFNGTSSWVTVPDAESLRLTTGMTLSAWVNPAVVAGWSTVVAKELRTSEGVSYSMYAANSDSAPSGWVQTSPEDYSALAGVSPLPVNTWSHLALTYDGAALRLFVNGQQIAETALSGGLHDDGGPLRIGGNDIWGELFRGLIDEVRVYNRAQTATEIQADMTTPVGSGAPGPTPTPTPTPTPTPTPTPTPVAGLVAAYGMNESTGTTVADSSGQNNAGAARDTSWATGRHGGALSFNGTSSWVTIPHAPSLRLTNALTLSAWVRPSALGTVWRSVLMKEHAEAGGGYGLYAATEYAAPAGWLQTAEEGGALTGSSQLPLNQWSHLALAYDGDAATVYVNGAQVAQAPIAGEVIDDGGALRIGGNAFWGEFFRGLIDEVRVYNRAQSAAEIQADMNTPIPTAPTPASAERRTASTGGVPGIAKLAVSGDEEPSGATELTVWVSNPRGRPAKVEVEVAREPAKSSKPGLPKDGWTATKELAWTGTVTGKADSPRHTLRVPSGKLQKGEQLRWRARATVPGASGAWSEWQTLTVGDIRAGGESAAATASRAAAAASGFEYKHPSLEDCYATARAPWRTDSWSRMQERPHSACWTTWIGHGGWEEYDDNGVKKRRNKTAWWVRLFPGPLRIPAAVLDKVTDDDVFTFRATWVAHTYIGDHTGNAIYKGGTDDASLKPQHIKFWVKLTDFGVWNRGVRRTELDDDLDDVQIEFDLATQGCQIQEGDPTQLKTIEGWRSTPYLKYLVATVKPAAHDREVCSIMPAITQYKENKGRLPLWDQELLSQQGKRLGVVRWGQGIPSNSLWSPSFRCDWKKLSVGEKGGGNVGGCIYIRADRVFTMSKSEDDEFLDVIRHIEKALNPATNAGTYPPYRPGDTTSNRDINLPPVKGPLGNELPKVIAGNYAKPPNTPEGAPLWRGTDKGYDENRAIFSKHPFSVPQDNFAMGKPGAANYGVNYCKYYTSDVYVQYGYTEVQCDEYPFASTQEGAAKDKINYSVQGVRKSHNLLHGKLLKAFYGHYRLLTYDPVNTITKVSDSPFWVKIVD; this is encoded by the coding sequence GTGGTCGAAGAGGCCAAGATCAAGGCCCACAAGTCTGGCAAGAGGGTAGAGATCCCGGAACGCAACACCGAGACGGTCACGCTGTACGCCAACCCCGACGGCAGGACGCTCCGAATGGAGCTCAGCACCCAGCCGATCCGGGTCAGGAACGCTGACGGCAAGGGTCTCACGCCGATCGACACCACTCTCGTCGAGGCGGACGGCGTCATCAAGCCCAAGGCCACCCAGGGGAACCTTGTCCTGTCCGCCGGCCAGGACAAGACTCTGCTCAGGAGCCGGGCGGCCGACGCCACGGCAGAAATCGCCACGCCATCGGTGCTGCCCAAACCCAGGCTGAAGGGCAACACCGCCATCTACCCTGGCGCCTACGGAAAGAGCCGCGACCTGCTGGTGACCGCGAACCCGACCGGCTTCCGGCAGCAGATCACCATCGCCGAACGGCCCACCGGCCCGGTCTCCTTCAAGGTGCCGGTGAACCTGCCCGAGGGGCTGTCGTTCAAGAAGAACGCCGCGGGCAGGCCCACCATCGTGGGCAAGGACGGCAAGACCCTGACAGAGATACGGCCGACCCTGATACAGGACGCCGAAGCCGCCGACGCCAACGCCGCCATGGGAGCGGGCAAGGTAGGTAAGGCCGCTGTCACTCTTGACGTCGACAACAAGACGCTGGTGTTCACTCCCGACGCCACGTTCCTCGCCGACCCCGCGGTCACCTACCCGGTGACGATGACCGCCGCGGCATCCGACTGGTGGGAGGGTCACACCGGACAGTCGTGGCTCGGCGACACCATGGACACCTTCGTCAACAACGCCGACTACCCAGAAAGCTGGGACAACTTCCGCCTCGACCGGATTCTGGTCGGCAAGTCCAACAACGGCACGGTGCGGTGGCGCGGCTACCTCCAGTTCCCCGACATCCCTGCCGAGTTCGCGGGCAGCACGGTGGAGAACGCCGACCTGATTTTGTGGAATTACTATTCCAACGCCTGCGGTGAGCGTGTCGGCTCCGGAATCACTGCACGGCGCATCATCTCCGACTGGGATGAGCTGACGCTCACCTGGAACAATCAGCCGTCCGTCACCAACACCGGCGCGGACACCGAGTACGGCGCCTACAGCGACTACGACTGCACCGGCTCGATGGCCTACGCCTGGGACCTGATCCACTCGGTCGACGACATCGTCCAGGAATGGGTCGACGGTGCCACCAACTACGGCATCCAGCTCACCGCCGGCAGCGAATCGGATGTGACCAACTGGCGGCGCTACCGAACCGACGAGGCCGGCGGCTGCAGAACGGAGCCGTTGCAAGACTGTCAAGGAACACTTCACCCGCCCATCCTCACCGTGGACTTCGAACCGCCTCCGCCGCCGGTCGTCGATGGTTTCACCTTCATGTCGCCCGACCCCATCACGAGCCTCCCGACGTGGGAGGAGGCCCGTGCCAGGTCGGTATATGAGCCGACGGGCAGCGAGCGGACGAGCATCAGCAACGAGTTCGCAGGCCAAATCGCGGGACAGCGCGACGGGGAACCCTTCGAAGTGAAGACGTCCGATCTCGATCTCCCCGCCGAGGGCAGTGACGGCGATGACGGGAGCGGTGAGGACACCCGCCCGCCGCAGGTGGTCGCGGTCGAACCTGCGGACGGCGCCGTCGACGTCCCCCTCGGCACCATGGTGAAGGTCACCTTCTCCGAACCGGTCGACGAGGCCGCCGTGGTGCTCAAGGATACCGGTGGTGTCGAAGTCACGGCGACGATGGCATACGACAGCACCAATACGACGGTGACCGTCACACCGGCGCAGGCGCTGAAACAGGAAACCACGTACACCGCGGTGGTCTCGGGCGCGATCGATTCCGCGGAGAACATCATGGTTCCGTATTCGTGGTCGTTCACGACCGGCGGTCCGGATACGACGGCGCCGACGGTGACGGCGACGAACCCCACTGCCGGCGCCACGGATGTGCCGGTCACCTCTCCGGTCACCGTGACGTTCAGCGAAGCGATCACCGACGCACAGTTCACACTGAAGGACCCGGCCGGTACGGCGGTCGCGGGCGCGACGGCCATGGACACCACCCACATGGTGCTCACGTTCACCCCCGCCCAGGCGCTGCCTGCGACCACCGCGTACACCGCGGAGGTGTCCGGTGCCAAAGACGCCTCGGGCAACCCCATGGCCCAGCCGTACACCTGGTCGTTCACCACGGGCGTGCAACCGCCGACGGGGCTGGTGGCGGCCTACGGCATGGACGAGGGCGCGGGGACGAGTGTCGCCGACTCGTCCGGCCACGGCAACGCCGGGGTGTCCACCGCCGCCTGGCAGAACGGCAAGTACGGCAAGGCCTTGTCGTTCAACGGCACGTCCAGCTGGGTCACGGTCCCGGACGCCGAGTCCCTGCGCCTGACGACGGGGATGACGCTGTCGGCCTGGGTCAACCCCGCAGTCGTGGCCGGCTGGAGCACCGTCGTGGCCAAGGAGCTGAGAACCTCCGAAGGCGTCTCGTACTCGATGTACGCCGCCAACAGCGACTCAGCCCCCTCGGGCTGGGTGCAGACCTCTCCCGAGGACTACTCGGCGCTCGCAGGCGTCTCGCCGTTGCCGGTGAACACCTGGAGCCACTTGGCGCTCACGTACGACGGCGCTGCTCTGCGGTTGTTCGTCAACGGTCAGCAGATCGCGGAGACCGCGCTCAGCGGTGGCCTCCACGACGACGGCGGCCCGCTGCGGATCGGCGGCAACGACATCTGGGGCGAGCTCTTCCGTGGTCTTATTGACGAGGTCCGCGTCTACAACCGCGCCCAGACCGCGACCGAGATCCAGGCCGACATGACCACTCCCGTGGGCTCCGGCGCGCCGGGACCCACCCCGACCCCGACCCCGACCCCCACCCCCACCCCCACCCCCACCCCGACACCGGTGGCGGGGCTCGTGGCGGCGTACGGCATGAACGAGAGCACCGGCACGACCGTGGCCGACTCCTCCGGACAGAACAACGCCGGAGCAGCCCGGGACACCAGCTGGGCGACCGGCAGGCACGGCGGTGCGCTGTCGTTCAACGGCACCTCCAGCTGGGTGACCATCCCGCACGCACCGTCGCTGCGGTTGACGAACGCGCTGACGCTCTCGGCATGGGTGCGTCCCTCGGCACTGGGCACTGTGTGGCGCAGCGTACTGATGAAGGAGCACGCCGAGGCAGGCGGCGGCTACGGCCTCTACGCCGCCACCGAGTACGCCGCGCCGGCCGGCTGGTTGCAGACCGCCGAGGAGGGTGGCGCCCTCACTGGCAGCAGTCAACTGCCGCTGAACCAGTGGAGCCATCTGGCTCTCGCCTACGACGGCGACGCGGCCACGGTGTACGTCAACGGTGCCCAGGTGGCCCAGGCGCCGATCGCCGGCGAGGTCATCGACGACGGCGGCGCGTTGCGGATCGGCGGCAACGCCTTCTGGGGCGAGTTCTTCCGCGGCCTGATCGACGAGGTGCGCGTCTACAACCGCGCCCAGAGCGCGGCGGAAATCCAGGCCGACATGAACACCCCGATCCCCACCGCCCCGACGCCCGCGTCAGCCGAACGCCGCACCGCGTCCACAGGCGGCGTCCCGGGCATCGCGAAACTGGCGGTGTCCGGCGACGAGGAACCATCCGGTGCCACGGAGCTCACCGTGTGGGTGTCGAATCCGCGGGGTCGTCCGGCGAAGGTCGAAGTGGAGGTAGCACGGGAGCCGGCCAAGTCGTCGAAGCCCGGGCTGCCGAAGGACGGATGGACGGCGACGAAGGAGCTGGCCTGGACCGGCACGGTGACGGGGAAGGCCGACTCGCCGCGACACACGCTGCGGGTGCCGTCCGGCAAGCTGCAGAAGGGCGAGCAACTGCGTTGGCGCGCCCGCGCCACGGTTCCCGGCGCGTCCGGCGCCTGGTCGGAATGGCAGACGTTGACGGTCGGTGATATCCGGGCGGGTGGGGAGTCTGCAGCGGCCACAGCCTCCCGGGCCGCGGCGGCAGCTTCCGGCTTCGAATATAAGCACCCTTCGCTGGAGGACTGCTACGCCACAGCACGTGCGCCGTGGCGCACTGACTCGTGGTCGCGGATGCAGGAACGCCCGCACTCGGCATGTTGGACCACCTGGATCGGCCACGGGGGATGGGAGGAGTACGACGACAACGGCGTCAAGAAGCGCAGGAACAAGACAGCCTGGTGGGTCAGGTTGTTCCCCGGTCCGCTGCGCATCCCGGCTGCGGTGCTGGACAAGGTGACCGACGATGACGTTTTCACCTTCCGGGCGACCTGGGTGGCGCACACCTACATCGGTGACCACACTGGTAACGCCATCTACAAGGGTGGCACCGACGATGCCAGTCTGAAGCCGCAGCACATCAAGTTCTGGGTGAAGCTGACGGACTTCGGCGTCTGGAACAGGGGTGTCCGCCGTACGGAGCTCGACGACGATCTGGACGATGTCCAAATCGAGTTCGACCTCGCCACGCAAGGGTGTCAAATCCAGGAGGGGGACCCCACCCAGCTCAAGACGATCGAGGGCTGGCGCTCGACGCCGTATCTCAAGTACCTGGTTGCAACGGTCAAGCCGGCGGCGCACGACAGAGAAGTCTGTTCCATCATGCCCGCCATTACGCAGTACAAGGAGAACAAGGGTCGGCTGCCCTTATGGGATCAGGAACTCCTCAGCCAGCAGGGCAAGCGGCTCGGCGTGGTGCGGTGGGGGCAGGGAATTCCCAGCAACAGCCTCTGGTCACCAAGCTTCCGCTGCGACTGGAAGAAACTCTCGGTCGGGGAGAAGGGGGGCGGGAACGTCGGAGGCTGCATCTACATCAGAGCCGACCGGGTATTCACGATGTCCAAGAGCGAGGATGACGAATTCCTGGACGTCATCCGCCATATCGAGAAGGCGCTGAACCCGGCGACGAACGCCGGCACCTATCCGCCGTACCGCCCGGGAGACACAACGAGCAATCGGGATATCAACCTTCCGCCGGTGAAGGGGCCTCTGGGGAACGAACTGCCGAAGGTCATCGCGGGTAACTACGCGAAGCCGCCGAACACCCCTGAGGGTGCTCCGCTGTGGAGGGGCACCGACAAGGGCTACGATGAGAACCGGGCGATCTTCTCCAAGCATCCGTTCTCGGTGCCTCAGGATAACTTCGCGATGGGGAAGCCCGGCGCCGCCAACTATGGCGTGAATTACTGCAAGTACTACACCTCGGATGTCTATGTGCAGTACGGCTACACAGAGGTGCAGTGTGACGAGTACCCATTCGCCTCCACCCAAGAAGGGG
- a CDS encoding UDP-glucuronic acid decarboxylase family protein, with product MKGSRVVVTGGAGFLGSYLCERLVERGAAVVCLDNFLTGSPRNVEHLIGRPAFRLVECDLTGFVHVPGQVDLVLHFASAASPADYLRHPIETLKVGSMGTLHALGLAAEKGARLVLASTSEVYGDPLEHPQKETYWGNVNPVGPRSVYDEAKRFAESLTTAYRDSRGTDTGIVRIFNTYGPRMRPHDGRAIPTFIRQALLGEPITVTGDGSQTRSICYVDDTIDGVLALAESDFAGPVNIGNPAEMSMAELAETIRDLAGSSSPIRFVERPVDDPAVRRPDTSLAEERLGWRPKVDPVTGLRRTIDWFEKELNSSYSAAS from the coding sequence GTGAAGGGGTCTCGTGTCGTGGTCACCGGGGGAGCCGGGTTCCTCGGCTCCTACCTGTGCGAACGGTTGGTGGAACGCGGTGCGGCGGTCGTCTGCCTGGACAACTTCCTCACCGGGTCGCCGCGCAACGTGGAGCACCTGATCGGGCGGCCGGCGTTCCGGCTCGTGGAGTGCGACCTCACGGGGTTCGTCCACGTGCCGGGGCAGGTGGACCTGGTGCTCCACTTCGCCTCGGCCGCGTCGCCCGCCGACTACCTGCGCCATCCGATCGAGACGCTGAAGGTCGGCAGCATGGGCACGCTGCACGCCCTCGGGCTCGCTGCGGAGAAGGGCGCGCGGCTCGTCCTCGCCTCCACGAGCGAGGTGTACGGCGACCCGCTGGAGCACCCGCAGAAGGAGACGTACTGGGGCAACGTCAACCCGGTCGGCCCGCGCAGCGTGTACGACGAGGCCAAGCGCTTCGCCGAGTCGCTGACCACGGCCTACCGCGACTCGCGCGGGACCGACACCGGGATCGTGCGGATCTTCAACACGTACGGCCCGCGAATGCGGCCCCACGACGGCCGGGCGATCCCCACGTTCATCCGTCAGGCGCTGCTCGGCGAGCCGATCACCGTGACCGGCGACGGCAGCCAGACGCGGTCGATCTGCTACGTGGACGACACGATCGACGGCGTGCTCGCGCTCGCCGAGAGCGACTTCGCCGGGCCGGTGAACATCGGCAACCCGGCCGAGATGTCGATGGCGGAGCTGGCGGAGACGATCCGCGACCTGGCGGGCTCGTCGTCCCCGATCAGGTTCGTCGAGCGGCCGGTGGACGACCCCGCCGTCCGCCGTCCCGACACCTCGCTCGCCGAGGAGCGGCTCGGCTGGCGTCCCAAGGTCGACCCCGTCACCGGCCTGCGCCGCACCATCGACTGGTTCGAGAAGGAGCTGAACAGCTCTTATTCGGCCGCCTCCTGA